One region of Mucilaginibacter sp. 14171R-50 genomic DNA includes:
- a CDS encoding bifunctional alpha,alpha-trehalose-phosphate synthase (UDP-forming)/trehalose-phosphatase → MNKRLLIVSNRLPLTIEKTGNELTCRQSSGGLIAAVSAYLGNDGKDAFTEKIWIGAPGCSSEDWSVASKPHQSDYQYKPVFIEAEQYEAYYNGFSNSLLWPLFHYFPSYAEYQPETFEAYMDVNRSFAEMLSTQIRIGDVVWIHDYHLLPLAGMLRKRFPDLTIGLFLHIPFPAYELFRVIPKTWQRELLTGMLGADLIGFHTMEYAAYFLSALELELKLKSEDSVVFWDDRHVKVEAFPISIDFKNFQEAAEQEAVAAKRQNYLQLKEDKKMLFSVDRLDYTKGIYNRIRAYKNFLLEHPEYMGKIVFTLVIVPSRDGIKTYTDRKSAIDEYIGDLNGTLGTLDWKPIIYQYQHLEFEDLVALYTVCDVALITPMRDGMNLVAKEFVASRTDQQGVLILSEMAGAAKELTEALLINPNDEQGIGAAIKTALNMPAEEQRERMTAMQERIGSYDVNTWAADFFEQLAKVKTLQEKYAVQLLDTFSRARLLNDYAAAKQRLILLDYDGTLVPFASEPHLAQPTPELLSVLEELGRDERNDVYIISGRDGTTLTKWLGHLPVGLIAEHGAKTKLKNAEWTNKTTVPENNYLLGVEKLMTTYVNKCPHSFIEHKEFSLAWHYRKAEPFQAKIRADELYKELVNYTGPLPLDVLNGHKVIEVRNRMINKGMAVLEILKTKNYDHILCLGDDQTDEDMFKILTTVKAACTIKVGDTPSFAHYNIYSPYQVQSLLQTMVEYPEVVKN, encoded by the coding sequence ATGAATAAAAGACTTTTAATTGTTTCGAACCGTTTACCATTAACTATTGAAAAAACCGGTAACGAGTTAACCTGCCGTCAATCGTCGGGGGGGCTTATTGCCGCGGTAAGCGCATATTTAGGTAACGACGGTAAGGATGCCTTTACCGAGAAAATATGGATAGGGGCGCCAGGCTGCTCTTCAGAAGACTGGAGTGTGGCATCTAAACCCCATCAATCAGATTACCAATACAAGCCGGTGTTTATTGAGGCTGAGCAATACGAAGCTTACTACAATGGCTTTTCTAATTCGTTGCTTTGGCCGCTGTTTCATTATTTCCCCTCGTACGCAGAGTATCAGCCCGAAACTTTTGAAGCTTATATGGATGTAAACCGGAGCTTTGCAGAGATGCTGTCCACGCAAATAAGGATAGGCGACGTGGTATGGATACATGACTATCATTTACTACCGCTGGCCGGCATGCTGCGTAAACGTTTTCCCGACCTTACTATCGGCCTTTTCCTGCATATTCCTTTTCCAGCCTATGAATTGTTTAGAGTGATCCCGAAAACATGGCAGCGAGAATTGCTCACCGGCATGCTCGGAGCCGACCTTATTGGCTTTCATACTATGGAGTATGCAGCGTATTTCCTGTCGGCATTAGAACTAGAATTAAAGCTAAAATCAGAGGACTCTGTTGTGTTTTGGGATGATCGTCACGTAAAAGTGGAGGCCTTTCCTATCAGTATCGATTTTAAAAATTTTCAGGAAGCGGCCGAGCAAGAGGCTGTTGCAGCAAAACGTCAGAATTATCTACAGCTGAAAGAAGATAAGAAAATGTTATTTTCTGTTGACCGGCTGGATTATACCAAAGGCATTTATAACCGTATAAGGGCATATAAAAACTTTTTGCTGGAACATCCGGAGTATATGGGAAAGATCGTTTTCACGCTGGTGATTGTGCCTTCCAGGGATGGGATAAAAACCTATACGGACCGTAAAAGCGCGATAGATGAGTATATAGGCGATTTAAATGGTACACTTGGCACGCTGGATTGGAAGCCTATTATTTACCAATACCAGCACCTTGAATTTGAAGACCTGGTAGCGCTTTATACTGTTTGCGATGTGGCCCTGATAACACCCATGCGCGATGGCATGAACCTGGTAGCCAAGGAGTTTGTAGCCAGCCGTACAGATCAGCAGGGCGTTTTGATACTTAGTGAAATGGCAGGCGCCGCCAAAGAACTCACCGAGGCCCTGCTCATAAACCCGAATGATGAGCAGGGAATTGGCGCTGCCATAAAAACCGCGCTGAATATGCCTGCCGAAGAGCAACGCGAACGGATGACCGCTATGCAGGAGCGTATAGGCAGTTACGATGTAAACACCTGGGCGGCAGATTTTTTTGAACAGTTGGCCAAAGTGAAGACCTTACAGGAAAAATACGCGGTGCAATTATTGGATACCTTTAGCCGCGCACGGCTTTTAAATGATTATGCAGCCGCAAAACAGCGGTTGATACTATTGGACTACGATGGCACGCTGGTGCCTTTTGCAAGCGAACCGCACCTTGCCCAACCTACCCCGGAGTTATTGAGCGTGTTGGAAGAATTGGGCAGGGATGAGCGTAACGACGTTTACATCATAAGCGGCAGGGACGGTACAACGCTGACCAAATGGCTGGGGCATTTGCCTGTGGGACTAATTGCCGAACATGGCGCAAAAACGAAGCTGAAAAACGCTGAATGGACAAACAAGACTACGGTTCCGGAAAACAATTACCTTTTAGGTGTAGAAAAGCTGATGACAACCTATGTGAATAAGTGCCCGCATTCATTTATCGAGCATAAAGAATTTTCGCTGGCGTGGCACTACCGCAAAGCCGAGCCGTTTCAGGCCAAAATCAGGGCCGACGAATTGTATAAGGAACTGGTAAATTATACAGGCCCTTTACCGCTTGATGTGCTGAACGGGCATAAGGTTATAGAAGTGAGGAACCGGATGATAAATAAGGGAATGGCTGTATTGG
- a CDS encoding (Fe-S)-binding protein translates to MIGQIVFIIILLGAAYLFGKNVAKVRRNILLGRDTDRSDRPAERWAIMAKVALGQTKMVKRPVAAVMHFFIYVGFIIINLEVLEIMIDGIFGSHRVFSKPLGSLYGLLIGGFEVLALLVLVSCVVFLIRRNVLKLKRFSGIEMTAWPKSDANYILITEILLMTAFLTMNAADYKLQALHFGHYVTAGSFPVSEFIAPLLPSGTGALAGIERGCWWFHIIGILAFLNYLPYSKHFHILLAFPNVYYSKLEPKGEFTNMATVTNEVKAMLDPSFVPEPTEVSRFGAKDVTDLTWKNLMEAYTCTECGRCTSVCPANITGKLLSPRKIMMDTRDRLVEVGNNIDKHGKDHIDDKTLLDNYITREELWACTTCNACVEACPVNINPLEIITEMRRYIVMEESQAPASLNNMFGNMENNGAPWKYSQADRFNWAEKE, encoded by the coding sequence ATGATCGGACAAATCGTATTTATCATCATTTTGCTTGGGGCTGCTTACCTGTTTGGTAAAAACGTGGCTAAGGTACGCCGCAACATCCTTTTGGGCCGTGATACCGACCGCAGCGACCGCCCTGCCGAGCGGTGGGCCATTATGGCAAAGGTAGCCCTCGGCCAAACCAAAATGGTAAAACGCCCGGTTGCCGCGGTAATGCATTTCTTTATATATGTTGGGTTTATCATCATTAACCTGGAAGTGCTGGAGATAATGATAGATGGCATCTTTGGGTCGCACCGGGTGTTTTCAAAACCCCTGGGCAGCCTTTATGGTTTGCTAATAGGCGGCTTCGAGGTATTGGCGCTGCTGGTGCTGGTATCGTGCGTGGTATTCCTTATCCGTCGTAATGTTCTTAAATTAAAACGCTTTAGCGGCATCGAGATGACCGCCTGGCCAAAATCAGATGCTAATTACATCCTCATAACTGAAATTTTACTAATGACGGCCTTCCTTACCATGAACGCCGCCGATTATAAATTACAGGCCTTACATTTTGGCCATTACGTTACCGCGGGTAGCTTCCCGGTAAGTGAATTTATAGCACCCCTGCTGCCATCGGGCACGGGCGCGCTGGCCGGCATAGAGCGGGGCTGCTGGTGGTTCCATATTATTGGCATACTGGCATTTTTAAACTACCTGCCCTATTCAAAGCATTTCCATATACTGCTGGCATTCCCAAATGTGTATTACTCAAAACTGGAACCCAAAGGCGAGTTCACGAACATGGCAACCGTAACCAACGAGGTTAAGGCCATGCTTGATCCGTCATTTGTACCCGAACCCACCGAAGTAAGCCGTTTTGGGGCAAAGGACGTTACCGACCTAACATGGAAAAACCTGATGGAAGCCTACACCTGTACCGAGTGCGGCAGGTGCACTTCGGTTTGCCCGGCAAATATTACGGGTAAGCTGTTATCGCCCCGAAAAATCATGATGGATACCCGCGACAGGCTGGTGGAAGTGGGCAACAATATTGATAAGCATGGCAAGGATCATATCGATGATAAAACCTTGCTGGATAACTACATTACCCGCGAAGAACTTTGGGCCTGTACCACCTGCAATGCCTGTGTAGAGGCCTGCCCGGTAAACATTAACCCACTGGAGATCATCACCGAGATGCGCCGTTACATTGTGATGGAAGAATCACAGGCGCCTGCAAGCCTTAACAATATGTTCGGCAATATGGAAAACAACGGCGCGCCCTGGAAATACAGCCAGGCCGACAGGTTCAACTGGGCTGAAAAGGAATAA